DNA from Mesorhizobium loti R88b:
CCTGAAACATCCATCGACAGCAGACGGCCGGAGAGCGCGATCGCCTCCATCGCCTGATGCGTTTCGCGCACCGTCAGCCCGCCGGAGCCAACCGCCCAGCCGGCGAATTCGGTCGCTGTCGGCGAGTAGCTGACATGGAAACCTTGCGTGCCCGAGGTGGCGATGCGGATCGCCTCATGCATCAGGTCGCGCATGCCCATGGCGTCGATGTCGGTCATGGTGAAGGCCGACACGCGCGAATCCTTCAGCACCCGCGCCTCGGCCGGGTCGGCATGGCGCAGGCCGACGATGACGACATTTTCCGGTGACAGCTGCGGCTGCAGTGCACCGGCCTTGTGATCGAGACCGAGGGTACGGGCCAGCACCGAGCCCTCCGGCAGGTCAATGCCGTCCTCGTCCTCGGGCATAAGGGCAGCGATGGAATCGATCCAGATCAAGCCGAAGGAATGCGTCGCGCGTGCCGTCGCGGTCAGCGCCTTGTGGGCGATACGGCGATCGGCGCCGGCGGCGAGCCGGATCAAGCCCGAAGGCGGCCGCTCGATATCGGCCAGTTCGACGACGTCGAAGTTCATCGCCTCCAGCCGCGCGCCGGTTCCCTCCCGGGCGAGGATGCCAGCGGCTTCCTGGTCAGCCGAGATCGACACCATCTTGCGGCCGGAAAAGTCGGCGACATCGTGCATCGGGGCCTTTTCGACATATTCCGACGTCATCGCCAAAAGCATGGCTCCATAACTCATGCGAAAGGCGACGCGATCGCCGACGGTCGGCCGCGGATCGGCGTCCTGGACGTCGAGCAGCAGATGGTCGCTGGAGGCGCCGAGCACCCTGATCCCCCTGGCGATCGGCGTCAGCCCCTCGACCAGCACATCCTCGCGGCCAATATTGGCGATGGCGCGCAGCCGGTCACCCTGGTCGGGGAAGACCGGCTGGTTGCCGAAAGCGTCGTAGCCCGATTCGCCGATCGGCCGTGACGGCTTGAGCTTGACCTCGATGATATCGCTGGTCAGGCGGCAGGCATCGGGTTCGAGCTCGGCCCATGGCACATCGCGAAAGGTCTCGACGCCGCCTTGCAGGATCGCCTCGCCGACCCGGAGATTGTTGATGCCTGCCGGTAGCTTGCCTTCGAGCAGTAGCGTCAGCGACGACGAGGCGCCGCCGGAGATGAAGTCGAGGCTTTTGCCGGACAGGCGCTCGGTCTTGTAGGCATGGGCAACGAGCTGGCCGAGATTCTCCGGCGTCGGCATGATGGCGCCGAAGCAGCCGAGATTGGTGCCGATGCCAGCGATGCGCACGCCCTTGAACTCGAGAATGCGCTCGACGGTGGGGATCAGGTCGCTCGGCCAGATGCCTTCGCGGAGATCGCCGAGATCGATCATCAGCATGATGTCGTGGACGCGGCCCATGCGCTCGGCGATG
Protein-coding regions in this window:
- a CDS encoding alanine racemase; the encoded protein is MSGPQVAIDLGRIERNARTIVERCALSDIKVFGVTKGTCGMPQVARAMLRGGVAGIAESRFENIRRLRDSGINAPIMLLRSPPMARVEEVVRTVDISLQSELATIREISRIAERMGRVHDIMLMIDLGDLREGIWPSDLIPTVERILEFKGVRIAGIGTNLGCFGAIMPTPENLGQLVAHAYKTERLSGKSLDFISGGASSSLTLLLEGKLPAGINNLRVGEAILQGGVETFRDVPWAELEPDACRLTSDIIEVKLKPSRPIGESGYDAFGNQPVFPDQGDRLRAIANIGREDVLVEGLTPIARGIRVLGASSDHLLLDVQDADPRPTVGDRVAFRMSYGAMLLAMTSEYVEKAPMHDVADFSGRKMVSISADQEAAGILAREGTGARLEAMNFDVVELADIERPPSGLIRLAAGADRRIAHKALTATARATHSFGLIWIDSIAALMPEDEDGIDLPEGSVLARTLGLDHKAGALQPQLSPENVVIVGLRHADPAEARVLKDSRVSAFTMTDIDAMGMRDLMHEAIRIATSGTQGFHVSYSPTATEFAGWAVGSGGLTVRETHQAMEAIALSGRLLSMDVSGMTADMEPRIGTDTVNFVMSAFGKRIL